The Pantoea nemavictus genome includes a region encoding these proteins:
- a CDS encoding glycosyltransferase family 2 protein, whose translation MLASVLARLAPFNLPVLLVDDGSNAETKRQIAALAAPQLQVLTLPHNQGKGAAVIAGMRAAAAAGYTHALQLDADGQHQVEDAPRMLAEAQRYPHCLISGQPIYDDSIPKSRLYGRYITHFWVWVETLSLSLKDSMCGFRVYPLAPSLRLCDRRPIGQRMDFDTEIMVRLYWQGTPSRFLATRVTYPESGVSHFDALRDNLRISWMHTRLFFGMLPRIPQLLRQRGDAQHWSATPERRGQSGMRFMLWLYRRAGRLPFVLLLWPVVAVYWLTGRAARAASQQWLTRVQAVAQQQNITLPAPVSSYRHFLRFGYSMLDKVASWRGDLQWGRDIDFAPGAEATIRAAEGKGHLILASHLGDIEACRAMAKQVSGLVINALVFTDNAQRFREVLESIAPQAGVNLMPVTDIGPDTAILLQQKLDAGEWVAIVGDRTAIHRQRGGERRVVWSEFMGRPAPFPQGPFVLAAALRCPVLLMFALREQDRLRVHCEAFADPLLLPRAQRQQALQATVDRYAERLQQHALMAPLDWFNFYDFWTLPEEKSRDE comes from the coding sequence ATGCTGGCCTCGGTGCTGGCGCGGTTGGCGCCGTTTAACTTGCCGGTGCTGCTGGTGGACGATGGCAGCAATGCCGAGACCAAACGGCAGATCGCCGCGCTGGCGGCGCCGCAATTGCAGGTGCTGACGTTGCCGCACAATCAGGGCAAAGGGGCGGCAGTCATTGCCGGCATGCGCGCGGCGGCGGCGGCGGGCTATACGCACGCGCTGCAGCTGGATGCCGATGGTCAGCATCAGGTGGAAGATGCGCCGCGCATGTTGGCCGAAGCGCAACGCTATCCGCACTGTTTGATCTCCGGTCAGCCGATTTACGATGATTCGATCCCTAAATCGCGCCTGTATGGCCGCTACATCACCCATTTCTGGGTGTGGGTGGAAACGCTGTCGCTGTCACTTAAAGACAGCATGTGCGGCTTCCGCGTCTATCCGCTTGCGCCGTCGCTCAGGCTTTGCGACCGCCGTCCAATTGGCCAACGTATGGATTTCGATACCGAGATCATGGTGCGTCTCTATTGGCAGGGCACGCCGAGCCGTTTTCTCGCCACGCGCGTCACCTATCCAGAGAGCGGCGTGTCGCATTTCGATGCGCTGCGTGACAACCTGCGTATTTCGTGGATGCACACGCGCCTGTTCTTCGGCATGTTGCCGCGGATCCCGCAGTTGCTGCGCCAGCGTGGCGATGCGCAGCACTGGTCGGCCACGCCGGAACGCCGTGGGCAGAGCGGTATGCGCTTTATGCTGTGGCTCTATCGCCGTGCTGGACGCTTGCCCTTTGTGCTGCTGCTGTGGCCGGTGGTGGCGGTTTACTGGCTAACCGGACGCGCCGCGCGCGCCGCGTCGCAGCAGTGGCTGACGCGTGTGCAAGCGGTGGCGCAGCAGCAGAACATCACGCTGCCTGCACCGGTGAGTAGCTATCGTCACTTTTTGCGTTTCGGCTACAGCATGCTAGATAAAGTGGCCAGCTGGCGCGGCGATCTGCAGTGGGGTCGCGATATCGATTTCGCGCCCGGCGCTGAAGCCACCATTCGTGCCGCCGAAGGCAAAGGCCATCTGATTCTGGCATCGCATTTAGGTGATATCGAAGCCTGCCGCGCGATGGCCAAACAGGTCAGCGGGCTGGTGATTAACGCGCTGGTGTTTACCGACAACGCGCAGCGTTTTCGCGAGGTGCTGGAGAGCATTGCGCCGCAGGCAGGCGTGAATTTGATGCCGGTGACCGATATCGGTCCGGATACCGCCATTCTGCTGCAGCAAAAACTGGATGCCGGTGAATGGGTGGCGATTGTTGGCGATCGCACGGCGATCCATCGCCAGCGCGGCGGTGAGCGTCGCGTAGTGTGGAGCGAATTTATGGGCCGTCCTGCGCCGTTTCCACAAGGGCCGTTTGTGCTGGCGGCCGCGTTGCGCTGTCCGGTGCTGCTGATGTTTGCCCTGCGCGAACAGGACCGCCTGCGAGTGCATTGTGAAGCCTTTGCCGATCCGCTACTGCTGCCACGCGCCCAGCGCCAGCAGGCGTTGCAGGCCACGGTGGATCGCTATGCCGAGCGGCTGCAACAGCATGCGCTGATGGCACCGCTCGACTGGTTTAACTTTTACGATTTCTGGACGTTGCCCGAGGAGAAAAGCCGCGATGAGTGA
- a CDS encoding acyl-CoA thioesterase has protein sequence MSESNYRAEVEITVSFHDCDPMGVVWHGNYFRYFELAREALLRSINYSYGEMAASGYVWPVVDTHVKYRQPLRCEEVVRVAASISEYENRLRIDYVIRNAAGQVTTKAHTLQVAVNAATQEMCFVSPDILFARLGVKP, from the coding sequence ATGAGTGAAAGCAACTACCGCGCAGAGGTGGAGATAACCGTGTCGTTTCACGACTGCGATCCGATGGGCGTGGTGTGGCACGGCAACTACTTCCGCTATTTTGAGCTGGCGCGCGAAGCCTTGCTGCGCAGCATCAACTACAGCTACGGCGAAATGGCCGCCAGCGGCTACGTCTGGCCGGTGGTCGATACCCACGTGAAATATCGCCAGCCGCTGCGCTGTGAAGAGGTGGTGCGCGTGGCCGCCAGCATCAGTGAATATGAAAACCGTCTGCGCATCGATTATGTGATTCGTAACGCGGCAGGGCAGGTGACCACCAAAGCCCACACGCTGCAGGTCGCCGTCAACGCCGCGACGCAGGAGATGTGTTTTGTCTCGCCTGACATTCTGTTTGCCCGCCTGGGAGTGAAGCCGTGA
- a CDS encoding outer membrane lipoprotein carrier protein LolA, giving the protein MVCANASAVTLEQLQQRFASQPVIRVNFVQVRTIAGMAQPLVSRGQLLIAQQQGLWWQQATPFPLMLILDEKRMVQSISGQPPQVITADSNPQMFQFNHLLRALFQADEKVLRENFVLDFHDRGNDRWQLGLTPKAAPLNKIFNRIDLQGDKFLNRITLDDKQGDKTDITLSDTRTEPQQLTDEERARFAPAQ; this is encoded by the coding sequence ATGGTGTGTGCCAACGCCAGCGCGGTAACGCTCGAGCAGCTGCAACAGCGCTTCGCCAGCCAGCCGGTGATTCGCGTCAATTTTGTTCAGGTGCGCACCATTGCTGGCATGGCGCAGCCGCTGGTGTCGCGCGGTCAGCTGTTGATCGCCCAGCAGCAGGGCTTGTGGTGGCAGCAAGCGACGCCGTTCCCGCTGATGCTGATCCTCGATGAAAAGCGCATGGTGCAGAGCATCAGCGGCCAGCCGCCGCAGGTGATCACCGCCGACAGTAATCCACAGATGTTCCAGTTCAACCATCTGCTGCGCGCGCTGTTCCAGGCCGATGAGAAAGTGCTGCGCGAGAATTTTGTGCTCGATTTCCACGATCGTGGCAATGACCGCTGGCAGCTGGGTCTGACGCCGAAAGCCGCGCCGCTGAATAAGATCTTTAACCGCATCGATCTGCAGGGCGATAAATTCCTCAATCGCATCACGCTGGATGATAAGCAGGGCGATAAGACCGACATCACCCTGAGCGATACCCGCACCGAACCGCAACAGTTGACCGATGAAGAGCGAGCGCGTTTTGCCCCAGCGCAGTGA
- a CDS encoding MMPL family transporter produces MKSERVLPQRSEKTVALLWLAVCLTLAVALAILLPRSQLNSSVLALLPQQNLGQAPAEIQQGFMQRLDRQLVWLVSANDQEGDAVAAWWQTQLQALPMLKQVSGELDDDQLQRWGAYAFQHRNGLIDPATRGRLQNGGDAQADWILAQLFSAFAGVGSKEIGNDPLLLVRGAQLALQQSANKMLLHDGWLTVKDAQQRRWYFLHGELASNAFSIKESHQLVTALNQLQSQLKTRWPDAQLLTRGTVLFSDDASQRAQHDVETLGSATLAGLLLLVWLVFRSLRPLALCALSVAIGAMAGTVLTLLCFGELHLTTLVMSLSIVGISADYTLYYLTERMVHGEQATPWQSLHKVRGTLLLALGTTAIAWLLMLLAPFPGLRQLAVFAASGLSASCLTVICFYPWLVRGLPVRPIPAMVWLARWLAAWRRNNWLKRGLPALVAIYALSGMLQLQVDDDIAHLQSAPAQLLAQDRQLAQLTGQQADQTWFVVWGDDEQQALQRLSALAPQLQQAQQQGWLAGYRILPLSSLAQQQQDVALLQQAAPNILQRLQQAGISVANAHLSAMPVSAADWQASPLSEGWRLLWLSLPDGRSSVLVPVSGVKNSAALQQLAAQQAGVSWVDRKASYDELFRFWRTLLSGLLALALLLITASYMLRLGVKAGMRSALPSWLSLAAALATLGWIGASLNLFALLALILVLGIGINYTLFFSNPRGTPLTSMLAVTLAMMTTLLTLGMLVFSSTAAISGFGIVLCSGIFCAFLLAPLALAPGKRKQR; encoded by the coding sequence ATGAAGAGCGAGCGCGTTTTGCCCCAGCGCAGTGAGAAAACCGTCGCGCTGCTGTGGCTGGCGGTGTGTCTGACGTTAGCGGTAGCGCTGGCGATCCTGTTGCCGCGCAGTCAGCTCAATAGCAGCGTGCTGGCGCTGTTGCCGCAGCAGAACCTCGGCCAGGCACCGGCGGAGATTCAGCAAGGCTTTATGCAGCGCCTCGATCGTCAACTGGTGTGGCTGGTGAGCGCCAACGATCAGGAGGGTGATGCGGTCGCAGCCTGGTGGCAAACGCAGTTACAAGCCCTGCCGATGCTGAAACAGGTGAGCGGCGAGCTGGATGACGATCAGCTGCAGCGCTGGGGCGCGTATGCGTTTCAGCATCGAAATGGCCTGATCGATCCCGCCACGCGCGGCCGACTGCAAAACGGCGGCGATGCGCAGGCCGACTGGATTCTGGCGCAGCTGTTCTCGGCGTTCGCCGGCGTCGGCAGCAAGGAGATCGGCAACGATCCGCTGCTGCTGGTGCGCGGTGCGCAGCTGGCGCTGCAGCAAAGCGCCAACAAAATGCTGCTGCATGACGGCTGGCTAACGGTGAAGGATGCGCAGCAGCGCCGCTGGTATTTCCTGCACGGTGAACTGGCGAGCAATGCCTTCAGCATTAAAGAGAGCCATCAGCTGGTGACGGCGCTCAATCAGCTGCAATCCCAGCTCAAAACGCGCTGGCCGGATGCGCAGCTGCTAACGCGCGGCACGGTATTATTCAGTGATGATGCCAGCCAGCGCGCGCAGCATGATGTGGAAACCCTCGGCAGTGCGACGCTGGCAGGATTGCTGCTGCTGGTGTGGCTGGTATTTCGCTCACTGCGGCCGCTGGCGCTGTGTGCGCTGTCGGTGGCGATAGGCGCGATGGCGGGCACGGTGCTGACGCTACTCTGTTTTGGCGAACTGCATCTCACCACCTTAGTGATGAGCCTAAGCATTGTCGGCATCTCGGCCGATTATACCCTCTACTATCTGACGGAGCGCATGGTGCACGGCGAGCAAGCCACGCCGTGGCAGAGTTTGCACAAGGTGCGCGGCACGCTGCTGCTGGCGCTTGGCACCACGGCGATTGCCTGGCTGCTGATGCTGCTGGCACCGTTCCCCGGCTTACGCCAGCTGGCGGTGTTTGCCGCCAGCGGATTGAGCGCCTCCTGCCTGACGGTAATCTGCTTTTATCCGTGGCTGGTACGTGGCTTACCGGTGCGTCCCATTCCGGCGATGGTATGGCTGGCACGCTGGCTGGCAGCCTGGCGGCGCAATAATTGGCTGAAGCGCGGATTGCCGGCGCTGGTGGCGATCTATGCGCTGAGCGGCATGCTGCAGCTGCAGGTCGACGATGATATCGCCCATCTGCAGAGTGCACCGGCGCAGCTGCTGGCGCAGGATCGTCAATTGGCGCAACTGACCGGCCAGCAGGCCGATCAAACCTGGTTTGTGGTGTGGGGCGATGATGAGCAGCAAGCGCTGCAGCGACTTAGCGCGCTGGCACCGCAGCTGCAGCAGGCGCAGCAGCAAGGCTGGCTGGCCGGTTATCGCATCTTGCCGCTCAGTTCGCTGGCACAGCAGCAGCAGGATGTGGCGCTGCTGCAGCAGGCGGCACCGAACATTCTGCAACGTTTGCAGCAAGCGGGCATTAGCGTGGCGAACGCCCATCTTAGCGCGATGCCGGTGAGCGCCGCCGACTGGCAGGCAAGCCCACTGAGTGAAGGCTGGCGGCTGTTATGGCTGTCGCTGCCGGACGGGCGCAGCAGCGTGCTGGTGCCGGTCAGCGGCGTGAAAAACAGCGCCGCGCTGCAACAGCTGGCAGCGCAGCAGGCAGGCGTGAGCTGGGTCGATCGCAAAGCCAGCTACGATGAACTGTTCCGCTTCTGGCGCACCTTGCTGAGCGGCTTACTGGCGCTGGCGCTGTTGCTGATTACCGCCAGCTACATGCTGCGGCTGGGGGTAAAAGCCGGCATGCGCAGCGCGCTGCCGTCGTGGTTGTCGCTGGCGGCGGCGCTGGCGACACTGGGCTGGATCGGCGCGAGCCTCAATCTGTTTGCTCTGCTGGCGCTGATTCTGGTGCTCGGCATCGGCATCAACTACACGCTGTTCTTCAGCAATCCGCGCGGTACGCCGTTAACCTCAATGCTGGCGGTAACGCTGGCAATGATGACCACGCTATTAACGCTTGGCATGCTGGTGTTCAGCAGCACCGCCGCCATCAGCGGCTTTGGTATCGTGCTGTGTAGCGGGATTTTTTGTGCATTCTTGCTGGCGCCACTGGCGCTGGCGCCGGGGAAAAGGAAGCAACGATGA
- a CDS encoding DUF3261 domain-containing protein — translation MKRGALVLMLSLLLSGCAEHASEINRPTAWLKPGVRVTLPPPGISPAFQQQQLLTGHAKGKTHSLLVLLSADAQQLSLAGLSSLGIRLFRVTYDKNGIHTQQMMALPEMPPASQVLADVMLSHWPISAWQPQLPRGWTLIDIDDRRELRDPAGKVVTLIRYLQRGAQREPISIDQRAFGYQIQIQQLDASS, via the coding sequence ATGAAAAGGGGTGCGCTTGTGCTGATGTTGAGCCTGCTGCTAAGCGGTTGTGCTGAGCATGCCAGCGAAATTAATCGGCCAACCGCCTGGCTGAAACCGGGCGTACGCGTGACGCTACCGCCGCCAGGAATTTCGCCCGCTTTTCAGCAGCAGCAACTGCTGACCGGGCACGCCAAAGGGAAAACCCATTCGCTGCTGGTATTACTCAGCGCCGATGCGCAGCAGCTGAGCCTGGCGGGGTTATCGTCGCTCGGCATTCGTTTGTTCCGCGTCACCTATGATAAAAACGGCATTCACACCCAGCAGATGATGGCGCTGCCGGAAATGCCGCCCGCCAGTCAGGTGCTGGCCGACGTGATGCTGAGCCATTGGCCAATCAGCGCGTGGCAGCCGCAGTTGCCGCGCGGCTGGACGCTGATCGATATTGATGATCGCCGCGAGCTGCGCGATCCGGCCGGCAAGGTGGTGACGTTGATTCGTTATTTACAACGCGGTGCGCAGCGTGAGCCGATCAGCATCGATCAACGCGCCTTTGGTTATCAGATTCAAATCCAACAACTGGATGCGTCATCATGA
- a CDS encoding beta-ketoacyl-[acyl-carrier-protein] synthase family protein, translating into MIYISAFGMVNALGNNLAQIAVQLQAGRAPGMQPHDGWLQAGKRCWLGQVQGELPAIPAALAAHNTRNNQLLLAALAQLRPALEAAIAQYGRDRVAIVLGTSTSGVDEGDRQVAGGLPGYDYRMQELGDPSRFLAHFLALEGPAYTISTACSSSARAMISGQRLIDAGLVDVALVGGADSLSRMPINGFASLDSLSDRHCAPFSADRDGISIGEAAALLLLTREKQPLALLGCGESSDAWHMSAPHPEGVGAERAMLMALQQAGLKPQDVGYINLHGTATPLNDRVESAVIQRLFGERVPCSSTKHLTGHTLGAAGATEAALAALILQQNLPLPPQDFSVAARDASLPECGLLTTPQPLQRPIIASNSFAFGGNNTCLIVGKPHD; encoded by the coding sequence ATGATCTACATTTCCGCCTTTGGCATGGTCAATGCGCTGGGCAATAACCTGGCGCAGATTGCTGTGCAGCTGCAAGCGGGCCGCGCGCCGGGCATGCAGCCGCATGACGGCTGGTTGCAGGCGGGCAAACGCTGCTGGCTGGGGCAGGTGCAGGGCGAGTTACCGGCAATCCCTGCCGCGTTAGCCGCGCACAACACGCGTAACAATCAGCTGCTGCTGGCGGCGCTGGCGCAACTGCGTCCAGCGCTGGAGGCGGCCATCGCGCAATATGGGCGCGATCGCGTGGCGATTGTGCTCGGCACCAGCACGTCCGGCGTGGATGAAGGCGATCGTCAGGTCGCTGGCGGCTTGCCGGGCTACGATTACCGCATGCAGGAGCTGGGCGATCCGTCGCGCTTCCTCGCCCACTTTTTAGCACTGGAGGGCCCGGCTTATACCATTTCTACCGCTTGCTCCTCCAGCGCGCGCGCAATGATCAGCGGCCAACGTTTGATTGATGCCGGGTTAGTGGATGTGGCGCTGGTGGGCGGCGCGGATTCGCTGAGCCGCATGCCGATCAACGGCTTCGCCAGTCTTGATTCGCTCTCGGATCGCCACTGCGCACCCTTTAGCGCCGACCGCGACGGCATTTCGATTGGCGAAGCCGCGGCGCTGCTGTTGCTGACGCGGGAGAAGCAGCCGCTGGCGCTGCTCGGCTGCGGTGAGTCATCGGATGCGTGGCACATGTCGGCACCGCATCCGGAAGGCGTCGGTGCGGAGCGCGCGATGCTGATGGCGCTGCAGCAGGCGGGATTAAAGCCGCAGGATGTCGGTTACATCAACCTGCACGGCACCGCGACGCCGCTCAACGATCGGGTGGAATCTGCGGTTATCCAGCGGCTATTTGGCGAGCGCGTGCCGTGCAGCTCAACCAAACATCTCACCGGCCATACGCTGGGCGCGGCGGGCGCCACTGAAGCGGCGCTGGCGGCGCTGATTCTGCAGCAAAATTTGCCGCTGCCGCCGCAGGATTTCTCTGTGGCAGCACGTGATGCCTCACTGCCGGAATGCGGTTTGCTCACCACGCCACAACCTTTGCAGCGTCCAATCATCGCTTCAAACTCATTTGCTTTTGGCGGGAACAATACCTGCCTGATTGTAGGAAAGCCTCATGACTGA
- a CDS encoding hotdog family protein, which produces MTDFLPVAAYLPHRAPMLLLDRAILVSDDSVICEVSINADGVLAPFLTPQGDLPAWYGVEIMAQTIGVWSGFHARQRGESEIHPGMLLGGRGYRANSATFAANSTLRVEMRLLMRDDRLGSFEGEIRCNDVMIASGRLNTYQPNQQELIQLQQTPLKQGVQP; this is translated from the coding sequence ATGACTGATTTTCTGCCGGTCGCGGCTTATTTGCCGCACCGCGCGCCGATGCTGCTGCTCGACCGCGCTATCCTGGTCAGCGATGACAGCGTGATCTGCGAAGTCAGCATCAACGCTGACGGCGTGCTGGCGCCGTTCCTTACACCACAAGGTGATTTGCCGGCGTGGTACGGCGTGGAGATCATGGCGCAAACCATTGGCGTCTGGTCTGGCTTTCATGCCCGCCAGCGCGGCGAGAGCGAGATTCATCCCGGCATGTTGCTCGGTGGACGTGGCTATCGCGCCAATAGCGCCACCTTTGCCGCCAATAGCACGCTGCGCGTTGAGATGCGTCTGCTGATGCGTGACGACCGGCTGGGCAGCTTCGAAGGGGAGATCCGCTGCAACGACGTAATGATCGCCAGCGGGCGGCTGAACACCTATCAGCCTAATCAACAAGAGTTAATTCAATTGCAACAAACGCCGTTAAAACAAGGAGTTCAGCCATGA
- a CDS encoding 3-ketoacyl-ACP reductase FabG2 — MTRSVLVTGASKGIGRAIAQRLALDGFEIVVHYHRDASGAQQTLAGIEQAGGRGRTLQFDVAQRETTRNALEQDIATHGAYYGVVSNAGITRDAAFPALTDDEWDSVIHTNLDSFYNVIHPCVMPMIGLRKGGRIITLSSVSGIMGNRGQVNYSAAKAGIIGATKALAIELAKRKITVNCIAPGLIDTGMTDLEPLVIDEAMKLIPMKRMGAAEEVAGLASYLMSDIAGYVTRQVISINGGML; from the coding sequence ATGACACGCAGCGTATTAGTCACCGGCGCCAGTAAAGGGATTGGCCGCGCCATTGCGCAACGTCTGGCGCTGGACGGTTTTGAGATTGTGGTGCATTACCATCGCGATGCCAGCGGTGCACAGCAAACGCTGGCCGGGATTGAACAGGCGGGCGGACGCGGACGCACCTTGCAGTTTGACGTGGCGCAGCGTGAAACCACGCGCAACGCGCTGGAGCAGGATATCGCCACGCACGGCGCCTATTACGGCGTGGTGAGCAATGCGGGTATCACGCGTGATGCGGCGTTTCCGGCGTTGACCGACGATGAGTGGGACAGCGTAATCCACACCAATCTCGACAGCTTTTACAATGTGATTCATCCGTGCGTGATGCCAATGATTGGCCTGCGCAAAGGCGGACGCATTATTACGCTCTCCTCAGTATCGGGAATAATGGGCAATCGTGGTCAGGTCAACTACAGCGCGGCCAAAGCTGGCATTATTGGCGCCACCAAAGCGTTAGCGATTGAGCTGGCAAAACGCAAAATTACCGTTAACTGCATCGCACCGGGTTTAATTGATACCGGCATGACCGATCTCGAGCCGTTGGTGATTGATGAGGCGATGAAGCTGATCCCGATGAAGCGCATGGGCGCGGCGGAGGAAGTGGCCGGACTGGCCAGTTATCTGATGTCGGACATCGCGGGCTACGTCACGCGTCAGGTGATTTCAATCAATGGAGGTATGCTGTGA
- a CDS encoding beta-ketoacyl-ACP synthase, protein MIQRVVVTGMGGVTAFGDSWSAVAERIKQGKNAVRHMPEWQVYDGLHTLLGAPVDDFTLPAHYTRKRIRSMGRVSLMATRATELALEQAGLIDHPVLTSGETGIAYGSSTGSTGPVSEFATMLTEKHTNNITGTTYVQMMPHTTAVNAGLFFGLRGRVIPTSSACTSGSQAIGYAWEAIRHGYQTVMVAGGAEELCPSEAAVFDTLFATSQRNDAPHSSPAPFDQQRDGLVIGEGAGTLILESLDHAQARGATIYAELVGFHTNCDAAHITQPQRETMQICIERALKTADVTADQIGYINAHGTATDRGDIAESQATAAIFGRSTPISSLKSYFGHTLGACGALEAWMSIEMMREGWFAPTLNLTQPAAECGELDYIIGAARQVETDYIQSNNFAFGGINTSLVFKRWRDA, encoded by the coding sequence GTGATTCAGCGCGTAGTGGTAACCGGTATGGGTGGCGTAACCGCCTTTGGTGACAGCTGGAGCGCGGTGGCCGAGCGCATTAAGCAGGGCAAAAATGCCGTGCGTCACATGCCGGAGTGGCAGGTTTACGATGGCTTGCACACGCTGCTGGGTGCGCCGGTGGACGACTTCACGCTGCCTGCCCATTACACGCGTAAGCGCATTCGCTCGATGGGTCGCGTCTCGCTGATGGCGACGCGCGCGACCGAACTGGCGCTGGAGCAGGCCGGCTTGATCGATCATCCGGTGCTGACCAGCGGTGAAACCGGCATTGCCTACGGCTCCTCAACCGGCAGCACCGGCCCGGTGAGCGAGTTCGCCACCATGCTGACGGAAAAGCACACCAATAACATTACCGGCACCACCTATGTGCAGATGATGCCGCACACCACCGCCGTTAATGCCGGTCTATTCTTTGGCCTGCGCGGCCGGGTGATACCGACGTCCAGCGCCTGCACATCGGGCAGCCAGGCGATTGGCTACGCATGGGAAGCGATCCGCCACGGCTATCAAACCGTGATGGTCGCCGGTGGTGCGGAAGAGTTGTGTCCTTCCGAAGCGGCGGTGTTCGACACGCTGTTCGCCACCAGCCAGCGCAACGATGCGCCACACAGCTCGCCTGCGCCGTTTGATCAGCAGCGCGATGGTTTAGTGATTGGCGAAGGCGCGGGCACCTTGATCCTCGAGTCGCTGGATCATGCACAGGCGCGCGGTGCCACCATTTACGCCGAGCTGGTGGGTTTCCACACTAACTGCGATGCCGCGCATATCACCCAGCCGCAGCGCGAAACTATGCAGATTTGTATTGAGCGCGCGCTTAAAACGGCCGATGTCACGGCGGATCAGATTGGCTATATCAATGCCCACGGCACCGCGACCGATCGCGGCGATATCGCCGAGAGCCAGGCAACGGCGGCGATCTTTGGCCGCAGCACGCCAATCTCCTCACTGAAGAGCTATTTTGGCCATACGCTGGGTGCCTGCGGAGCGCTGGAAGCGTGGATGAGCATTGAGATGATGCGTGAAGGCTGGTTCGCGCCGACGCTGAATCTGACGCAACCGGCAGCGGAGTGCGGTGAGCTGGATTACATTATCGGCGCGGCGCGGCAGGTGGAGACCGATTACATCCAATCCAATAACTTCGCGTTTGGCGGTATCAACACCTCGCTGGTGTTTAAACGCTGGCGTGATGCCTGA